The window TTTCCCGGAGAAAATTATTAGGATGAAAGAAAAATTGGAAGCATTAAAAAGGGCTAGATAGTAAGGTTATTCAGGTACTTGTTCAAATACAAACACGCCCTTTTTATTGGCTACGATGATATCCATAAGCCCATGACCGAAAAAGTCTGCTACAGTTACTTGTACGCCAACTCCTGAATCCGTGTCTATGATATGCTTTAACCACTTATCTTGCTTACTTGGTTTAAACTCAAACCAAGCAAGGACAGGGGGGTTATTGCCTCCCGGGTCTTTCCCCATATGTGCATAATAGCGTTTCCCCGTCACTAGATCCAAATGTCCATCCTTGTTAATGTCCACCAATTCCAAGGCATGGGTTTGGGAAAAACTTTTATCAATTAAATGTGTTTTCCACGCTCCTGTTTGGTCTTGTTCATGCCACCAAATACCAAGCTGATGGGCAGCAGAAGATAAGATTTCAGGTTTATGATCTCCATTAATATCATGAGCATATAATTGAGCCGCTGGTTCTCCTAGAGTAGCGGGCTGAAATTCCCATAACTCTTCTGTGGGATCGTCAGGTGATTTCCACCAACCTTCGGTAATGATAAGGTCCTTGTTCCCATCCTGATCAATATCTCCCATGCCTAGACCATGAGAATAGCGGGCAGTGCCAGGACTATTTTTTTTACTAATTGTAAACTTATCCCAGGTTAAATTATTTGGGGTTGAAGGAGCTCGGTACCAAACCATTTCACCGGTTTCCGGTATACTGCCTACCAAATCCTTTCTACCATCCTTGTCCACATCGTAAAAACCGGCAGACTCATTGCCTAAGGAAGGGCAAATGATGTGAATTTTCCATAAACCGGATTGGTTTTTAGGGTTTTCAAACCAATGAACAGCCTCTCCTGGAAATCCTATCCTTACAAAGTCAACCCACCCATCCATGTTCACGTCCATGCCGTGACTAATAAATGCATTGCTATACCCTTTATCGTATTCAAAAACTTTAGGTTCTTCCAACTCGTGGGGTTTCCATTTTGGAGCTTCAAACCAATAAGCTCCTGCCATAACATCCATCAAACCGTCCTGGTTTACATCTCCAATGGCAGCGCCCTCAGCAAGAAATTGGGTACTCAGCACATGTTTTTTAAAAGTTACAGGTGAAGAGGATTGAGGAAAGGCTGAATTGATGCCTGAAAATAATGCTACAACTAAAGAAAATTTAAAGGCTTGAATTAACTGAGACATTTTAACGTAGATTAAGTAGATAGGTCATTAAACCATTGAATTGTGATTGATCAAGGGTGGTTCCAAAATGGTCAGGCATCAAGGTAAGATTCGAAGGAGCTTGCTTTTCTATGTCTTTTTTAAAAATAGTAAACTCTGTTCCTGATTGGTCTGCCATTACCAGCACTTGTTCATCTTCTCTTCGAAACAAGCCGGATTTGGTTTGTCCATCTTTTAAGTGGATGGTGTAAGTACGAAAATTCTCTGAGATATTTCTATTGGGATCCAATACCTTTGTAGCCAATGCTTGTACTCCCCAGTTGCCTACTCC of the Cyclobacterium marinum DSM 745 genome contains:
- a CDS encoding FG-GAP repeat domain-containing protein — encoded protein: MSQLIQAFKFSLVVALFSGINSAFPQSSSPVTFKKHVLSTQFLAEGAAIGDVNQDGLMDVMAGAYWFEAPKWKPHELEEPKVFEYDKGYSNAFISHGMDVNMDGWVDFVRIGFPGEAVHWFENPKNQSGLWKIHIICPSLGNESAGFYDVDKDGRKDLVGSIPETGEMVWYRAPSTPNNLTWDKFTISKKNSPGTARYSHGLGMGDIDQDGNKDLIITEGWWKSPDDPTEELWEFQPATLGEPAAQLYAHDINGDHKPEILSSAAHQLGIWWHEQDQTGAWKTHLIDKSFSQTHALELVDINKDGHLDLVTGKRYYAHMGKDPGGNNPPVLAWFEFKPSKQDKWLKHIIDTDSGVGVQVTVADFFGHGLMDIIVANKKGVFVFEQVPE